In a genomic window of Miscanthus floridulus cultivar M001 unplaced genomic scaffold, ASM1932011v1 fs_184_2_3, whole genome shotgun sequence:
- the LOC136530719 gene encoding uncharacterized protein: protein MGGAASPSPALLPDDVILEILLRVPPEPIYFLRASLVCRKWRDIVLDPAFIRRFRARHHHVAPLVVFFRKDGSFVPAGEPPDRIAPEHFSQLHGVGTWRVFDSRHGRVLLSAGRWWCGDEGDELELLVWDPMTGHRTYISPPRNMLLEYPAAGGRSYFDRHPFVIV, encoded by the coding sequence ATGGGCGGCGCCGCCTCACCGTCGCCGGCGCTCCTGCCGGACGACGTCATCCTGGAGATCCTCCTCCGCGTGCCGCCGGAGCCCATCTACTTCCTCCGCGCCTCCCTCGTGTGCAGGAAGTGGCGCGACATCGTCCTCGACCCCGCCTTCATCCGCCGCTTCCGGGCGCGCCACCACCACGTGGCTCCCCTGGTCGTCTTCTTCCGCAAAGACGGAAGCTTCGTCCCTGCCGGCGAACCGCCCGACCGAATTGCCCCCGAGCACTTCTCCCAGCTTCATGGTGTCGGCACCTGGCGTGTCTTCGACTCACGCCATGGCCGCGTCCTCCTCTCCGCTGGCAGGTGGTGGTGTGGGGACGAGGGCGACGAGCTGGAGCTGCTTGTCTGGGACCCGATGACCGGCCACCGGACCTACATTTCACCGCCCCGGAACATGCTGCTGGAGTACCCCGCGGCCGGCGGGCGGTCCTACTTTGACCGCCACCCGTTTGTgattgtatag